The nucleotide sequence CTCCAGCCGATGCCGGGCGTGGCAGCGGATATGCGCCTCCACGGCCCGGCGGAGGTTCTCCCGCGCCGTCCGTACCGGCGACGGCGGCGGTGTTGTCCTCGATCGGCCGCTCCATCGTGCCGAGCATGGTGTCGTCAACCAGGGACCGATGCGAGTTCAGTTCAATTCGGACGGGAAGCCTCGCAGGGAATCGCGGTCACACCGTGTCCCATTCCCCTGAGCGTAGCCCCAACCTGAACTCGGTCGCGAGTCGATCCCCGGGTTGCGTTTGCCTCTCCCGCGACCACCGCGTTACCTGGAATGAGGCGCAGTGAGGCACACCGTCGCGGCGAGGAGCGGCCATGATCACGCAAGAGCAGGTCGACCGGGTCCTGCGGTTGAACGGGAACGGTCTTCCGTGTGTGTCCCTCTACGTCCCCGTGCTGCCCGAGCAGCCCGGCCGCAGCACATTCATGACCCGGGTGGCCAGTCTGCTGGACGGCATCCGGCCGCTCTCACTGGACAGCTCGCTCGATCATGCCGCGCGGCTCTCGCTCCGCGAGGACATCGTGAAGCTGGAGAAGTCGCTGGCCTTCGAGCCGCACCAGCCCGGCGCCGTCGCCGTCTTCGCCTGCAGCGGCAAGGATGTGTACGAGGAGGTGTGGCTGCCACGCCCCACCCGCGAGCGCATCGTGGTGGACTCCGATCCGTACGTCCGCCCCATGCTGGCCGTGCTGGATGAGTACGACCGCGCCTGCGCCGTCATCGTGGACCGGGGCACCGGCCAGATCTGGGAGCACTACCTCGACCAGGCCCGGCAGCTGGAGGCAATCCGCGACCGTACGCTGCGCAAGCCCGACTACGCTGCGGGGCTCGCCGAGGACAGGGTCCGCAACAAGGCCGATGAGCTGAGCAAACGCCACTTCCGGAAGCTCATCGGCGAGCTCAAGCAGCTGTTCGGGAGGCGGGCCTTCGATGTGCTCGTGGTCGGCGGGCACTCCTACGAGGTGCCGCACTTCCTTCAGTTCCTCCCGCGTGACCTGCGGGAGCGGCTGATCGGCGACTTCACCGTCGACCGTGAGACCGCGAGCCCCGCGGACATCAGGAACCGGGTGCAGAAGATCGTCTCCGACCACGCCCACCAGGAACAACGGCAGCTCGTGGGCGACATCCTGGAGGCGAAGGCGGCCGGGCGGCCGCCGAGTGCCGTGGGGCTGGACGAGACGCTGTGGGCGGCGTCGCTGGCCGCGGTCGGCACACTGGCGGCGGACGAGGAGGCCGCCGCCCCCGGGGTCGTCTGTGACCGGGACGGGCTTCTCGCGCGCTCGGGCGAGAGCTGTCCGCTGTGCGGCGATCCGCTGCGCGAGGTCCCCGACATCATCGATGCGCTGGCCGAAACCGTCATCGACGACGGGGGCGAGATCCGCCATATCGAGCCGGAGACGGAGCTGCGCACCCATCTGACCGGGGCCCTGCTGCGCTTCGAGCTCCCGCCGCGGCCGGCCGTCGCGGGATAGCCCGCCCCGCCCCGGGGCGGCCACGATGGACGGGGCCATTCGGCCAGGCCGCGGCGACGAGCCGGCGGGCGCGCGCAAGGGCCGCGGTGGACCCGTCCCGCAGTAACCCCGCCGCCCGCAGGGCCTCCTCGTGGAGCCGGTCGGCGGCGACGACCCGGCTCACCAGTTTGATGGCGGCTGCCTCGGGCGCGGCGCGGCGCCGGTTGGTGAACAGCAGGCCAGCGCCCGGGCCCGGTCCGGCGGACCTTCGGCGGACAGGGCCCGGCAGGGGTGTGCGGGCGGCGCCGCGGGACCCACGGCGGCCCGGCAGGTCCGAGGTGGCCGAGCCCGGGGCGCGGGGCGGTCAGCCGTGCGGCCGGTCCGCCAGGACGGTTCGTATGTAGTCCTCGACGGTGGCTTCCAGGCCCACGTCACGCCCGGCCCGCTCGGACAACAGCCAGCGGTGTTCGAGCAGTTCGTAGTAGATCTGGGCGGTGTCGGTGGCACCGCGCAGATCCTTGGGAACGGTCCGCACGGTGGGCCGGAAGACATCGCGGACCCACCGGTGGGCGAGCACCTCCGGGCGTGCGCCGAGCGGATCGCCGGGCGCGTAGTCGTCCTGTGTGGCCATCCAGGTCTCCAGGTCGTTCAGCAGGCTGCGGGCCTGGTTCTCCTCCGCGTCGAGTCCGGTAAGCCGCAGCAACTGCCGCTGGTGGTGGCCCGCGTCGACGACCTTGGGCACGAAGGTGACGGTGTCGCCGTCGGGTGAGCGCTCGATCTGCATCTCCGCCACGTCGAACCCGAGGTCGTTCAGGCGCCGGACGCGCTGGTCGATGGCGTGGCGCTGGGCGAGCGGATAGACCGACTGGCGGGTCAGCTCATGCCACAGGTCGCGGTAGCGCTCGGCGATGGCCTCGCCGAAGAGCACCGGGTCGACCGAGGGGTGCAGGGAACCGCTGGCCTCCAGGTCCATCAGCTCGCCCGCGATATTCACCCGCGCCACCTCGACGTCGTAATCCCGCTGTCCGCTGGTGAGCTTCGGCTGGATCTGCCCGGTCTCGGCGTCGACCAGATAGGCGGCGTACGCGCCCGCGTCGCGCCGGAAGAGGGTGTTGGACAGCGAGCAGTCGCCCCAGGCGAACCCGGCCAGATGCAGCCGCACCAGCAGCACGGCGAGCGCGTCGAGCAGCCGTCGGATGGTGCTCGGCCGCATGGTCGTCTGGAACATCGAGCGGTATGGCTGCGAGCCCACCAGATGGCGGGTGATCAGCGCAGGCTCCAGCGGTTCGCCGTGCTCGTCGGTGCGCCCGGTCACCACCGCGAGCGCGTCCACCGCGGGGACCGCGAGCCGGTCCAGGTCGCGCAGCAGCCCGTACTCGCGTACCGCCGCCCACTCGCCGACCTCCTTGACCGCGACGATCTCGCCGCCCGCCTGCGCGAAGCGGACGACATGGCGGGAGATGCCCCGGGGCAGTGCGACCAAGTGCTCCTTGGGCCACTCCTCCAGCGGGATGTTCCACGGCAGATCGAGCAGCGACGCCGGATGCTCGGGCGAGGTGGCGGTGATCTGCAGCTCCATGACACCCCAGTGTGCGGTACGGAGGTGTGATCAGAGCCGGTCGGGCAGTGGGGTACTCGCCGGTGCGCGCATTCCGTCGAGGACGACCGTGACACACCGTTCGACCTGGAGCGGGTCGGCCGGGATGTCCAGCACACAGGCTCCGGCGGCGGCCGCCCTGGCCAGGAACGGAATGTCCCGCCAGGACAGATCGGCGCGCAGCACGCCGTCCCGCTGGGCGCGTTCGGTCAGGCGCCGTAGGCGATCGAGCAGGGTGCGGCGGGCGGCGGCCACCTGGGGTCCGCCGCGGTCGTCGAGGGAGTCCGACAGCCCCGCGTTCTCGCCGGTGCGCAGGGCGAGGCCGGTGAAGAACCGGGTGAAGGCCGGCCAGGAGTCGTCCTCGCCCAGGGCCTGTTCGGCGCTGTCGGCGAGTTCGCCGAGCACATCGAGGAGGACGGCTTCCAGCAGTTGGGCCCGCTCGGGGAAGCGGCGGTAGACGGTGCCGACGCCGACACCGGCCAGCCGCGCGATCTCGTGATAGCTGACGTCGAAGCCATGGGCGGCCACCGCCTGGCGTGCGGCGGTCAGGACGCGGGCGGCGTTGCGGCGCGCGTCCGCGCGCGGCGGTCTGGGGGGCCGCTGAGCGGAGGGCATGCCCGTCATGTCCCCAGCCTAGTCAGAAGTGGACAGAAGCTGTCCACCTCCGTACGCTGAACTCTAAGCGGACAAGATCTGTCCATTTAGCGAGCGGCACCACGGCCGCCTACCCCACCGGCCTCTCGCCATACGTCCCACCCGCACGACCGAACAGGAGCCACGGGCATGAGCCATCTCGACGGCATCACCGCGGTGATCACCGGGGGCAGCGAGGGCCTCGGCTACGCCATCGCCGACGCCTTCGCCACCGAGGGCGCCGACCTGGTGCTGCTCGCCCGCGACCAGGAGAAGCTCGACCGGGCCCGGCACACCCTGGCCGGACGCGGCACCACCGTACGCACCCTCTCCGTCGACCTGGCCGACCCCGGCGCCGTGACCACCGCCGCGCGTCAGGTGCTCGCGCTCACCGAACGGGTGGACACCCTGGTCAACAACGCGGGCACGGCACACTTCAGCCCGCTCGCCCAGACCTCGGCCGACTCCTTCGACGCCATGCTCCACCTCAATGTCCGGGTGCCCTTCCTCCTCGCCCAGGCGCTGCTGCCCGCGCTCGTCGAGGGCCGCGGCAGCATCATCAACATCAGCAGCTACTGGGCGGACAAGATGGTCGCCGACCGCCCGTCCGCGGCCTACTCCGCCACCCGCGGCGCCATCAACGCGATGACCCGGGCCCTCGCCAATGAGCTGGGCCCCTCCGGCGTCCGGGTCAACGGCATCGCCCCCGGCGCCGTACGCACCCCCACCTACGAACGGGACTATCTCGGCCCGATGAGCGCCGAGGAGCGTGACGGGCACGACCGCCGCACCCGGGACGCCTATCCCCTGGGCCGCGTCGGCGAACCCCACGAGGTGGCCGCCGCGGCGGCCTTCCTCGCCTCCCCGCAGGCGGGGTGGACCACCGGCACCATCATGAACGTGGACGGTGGGCTGACCGTCCGCTGACCACCTTCGTAAGAGCCCGGCGGCCGATAGAATGGCCTCCGATGCCGAGAATCCGCCACACTCCCCAGGCGACGACGGGTCTGCGTCCGCTGCCCGCCGGTGGCGGCATCGACGCGCATCGGCATGACGAGCACCAGATCGTCTACGCCGGGCGCGGGGTGCTGGCCGTCACCACCGACGCGGGCACCTGGATCGCGCCCGCCAACCGGGCGCTGTGGATACCGGCCGGGACCGTCCATGAGCCGCGCGCGTACGGCGCCACCGACCTCCATATGGTGGGGCTGGCGGTGGCGGACAATCCGCTGCGGCTGGAGCAGCCCGCGGTCCTCGGCGTCGGCCCGCTGCTGCGCGAGCTGATCATCGAATACACCGCGCGGCCGGCGGACCTCGGCGCCGAACGGCGCCGGCTTCGGGCCGTACTGCTCGATCAGCTCCGCCGCTGTGCCGAGCAGCCGGTGCATGTGCCCGCCGCCAGGGACCCGCGCCTGGCGGCGGTGTGCGCCCTCCTCCACGACGACCCGGCGGACAACCGGACCCTGCGGCAGCTCGGGGCCGCGGTCGGGGTCGGCGAGCGCACCCTGACCCGGCTGTGCGCGGCGGAGCTGGGGATGACCTTTCCGCAGTGGCGCACCCAACTGCGCCTGCATCACGCCCTGCGGCTGCTGGCCGAGGGCGCCCCGGTCACGGCTGTCGCCCATCGGTGCGGCTGGGCGTCCAGCAGCGCCTTCATCGACGTCTTCCGCCGGGCCTTCGGCCACACCCCCGGCGCCCACCGCGCGCTCGGCTGACTCCTTCGCTGGTTCAGTCCTCGGCCAGGACCACGACCGTATCGCCCTCCTCCAGGGTCAGCGGCGCTGTCTTGGACGGGTTGAGGTGGACGCCGTAGAGCGGTGGCTCATCGCTCTGCCGGGCCAGCCGGTAGCCGATGGCCGTCTCACCGCGCTGGCGGGCGGCCTCGATGACGGTGGCGAAGTTGGCCTCCGCGCCGGGTATCAGATAGCCGGCCGCGGGTTTGAGATAGATCTCGGAACCCTCTGGGTCGAAGAGGTCGGCGAAGACCGTGTACAGATGGCGGTTCTCGGTGAGCTGGGTCAGCAGCAGGCTGATCACCTTGGTGGAGACGATGAAGTCGTCGGCCTTGGTGACCTGCGCGACCTCGCGGTTGGCGTCGTCGTGCATCTCGGTGACGATCGAGTACGGATCGCCGAGCTGGATCTCGATGTCGCGCAGGTGGAGCAGGGTGACCAGGGTGCGGTCGTCGGACCGCCCGGGGTCGATCCCGTCGTCCGTCAGCACCACGATATGGCGGTAGCCGTCCAGCCCGAGTGCCTCCAGCGACGGGCGGCGGGTGGGTTCGCAGTGCTTGAAGCCGACCGTGAGGTTCTTCAGCTCCCGGTTCGCCTCCTCCCGGGGCGGGCGCGGGGCGGCGATGTCCACCACCGAACCGGATTTCACCAGGAGGTCGAGCTGCGCGATGATCTTCTCCGCGCGGGAGTTCCAGCCGATCAGCAGGGTCCGGTCCGGTACCGGCGGGCGGAACGCGGCCACGGCCATCGCCGAGCGCGCGATCCGGGGCCGGGTGGCCGCCACCTTGATGAGCAGATCGTCCTCCGCGACCATCAGCAACCGGTCCCCGCGCTCGATCACGGTGTCCATGGCGGGGTTGACCAGCGCCTCGCCGTCCGCGCGCTGCACACCGATGGGCACACCGAGCTCGAAGGCGTTCAGCGACTCCCCGTAGGTGGAGCCGGCGAGTGCCGGCGCGTGCCAGGGGTAGATCTCGTTGCCGATGAAGCTGAGCAGTTCGTTGAAGACGGTGGACAGACCGGACTGGCGGTGGGACTGCACGATCAGCCCGACCGCGATGTCATCGGCGTCGATCACCAGCGCGGTGTCCCCCGCGGCCAGCCGGGCGGCCGCCAGGTTCGCCGAACTCTGCACGGCGGCCACCACATTGGGCCGCGTCCCGGTCCAGGTGCGGCCGTTGAGCAGCAACAGCGTCTTGATGACGTCGATATCGCTGTCATCCCCGACGGGAGAGAGCACCATGATGGCCTTGGCGCTGTCCGGGCTCACCAGCTCCAGGTCGCCGCGCTGGAGCGGATTGCCGGAGCGGCAGACCACTCGGGTCTTCCCGGTGTCCGGGATGCGGCGCCGGATCTCGTCCTCCATGTCGACCTTGTCCCGGTCGGCGAGGATCACCACACACGAGCGCCGCTCGCTCTGGTTGGCCTCCGCCAGCTCCGCTATCACCGTGAAGACCTGCTCCGACCAGCCCAGCACTATGGTGTGGCCGTGCTCGATCAGCCGTGAGGTGCCCTTGCGAAGCTGCTGGATCCGAGCCTCCAGGCCAGTGGTCATCACACCGATCAGCGCGCTGACGATGAAGATTCCGCCGATGGTCACCGTGAGCATGAGGACCAGGAACAGCGGCCGGCCCGTGTCCCCGCCCATCGTGCCCGGATCGAGGGTCCGCAGCAGGCTCATCCAGACGACGCCGAGCCAACCGCCGTTGTCCTCGGTGTCCTTGTGGGCGAAGGCGACCACCACCGCGGAGACCAGGGTGATCAACGCCAGGGAGGCCAGCCCCAGCCAGCCGATCAGCGCCGGGGTGCCACGGTCCATCGTCCCGTCGAACCAGTACCGCAGCCGCTCCCGCAGCCTCTTGCGCATGCCGCATTCCTCCATAGCCCATCACGCCGCCGGGCCCAACGGCCCGTGGTGAGCGGCGCTTTACGCCATGAGGGTGTCGTCTGACCCCGCCTCAGCGCCAATCGGGCGGCGCCGGTGACCAGCGGAGGGTCCGTCCGGCGCTCCCGTTGCGACCATATGGGGCGGCGGGGTCAGCCGGGGAGGTCGTCCCACTGGTCGAGGAGGTCCTGGCCCTCGGCGTCGGCCAGCGGGAGCATCGGGTCGGTCAGGGGCTGCTCGGCCCAGATGATCTTGCCGTTGGGGGTGTAGCGGGTCCCCCAGCGCAGCGCGTACTGGGCGACGAGGAAGAGCCCTCGGCCGCCTTCGTCGGTGGTGGCGGCGCGCCGCAGATGCGGGGAGGTGCTGGAGCCGTCGGCCACCTCGCAGATGAGGGTGCGGGCGCGCAGCAACCGGACGCGGCTGGGGGCGCATCCGTAGCGGATGGCGTTGGTCATCAGCTCGCTGAGGATGAGTTCGGTGGTGAAGGCGATCTCCTCCAGCCCCCATGCGGTGAGTTGCTCGGCGGCCTCGTTGCGGATGCGGGCGACCGCGGCGGGGTCGGAGGGCAGCTCCCATTCGGCGACGTGCCCGGGGTCCAGCAGGTGGGTGCGGGCGACCAGGAGGGCGATGTCGTCGCCGGGGTGGGCGGTGACCATGGTGTCGAAGACGGCCTGGCAGGTCTCCTCCGGTGTGCCGTCGGGCAGCCCGGCGAGGGTGGTGCGCAGGACGCCGAGGCCCTCGTCGAAGTCCCGGCCGTGGTCCCGGATCAGCCCGTCGGTGAACAGGGCCAGCCGGCTGCCCTCGGGCAGCTCCAGCTCGACGGTCTCGATGGGTTCGCCGCCCAGGCCCAGCGGCGGGGCGAGGGGGATGTCGGGGAAGGTCACGGTGGAGTCCGGGAGGACCACCGCCGGGCCCGGGTGGCCGGCGCCCGCCACCGTGCAGCGGCCGGAGACCGGGTCGTAGATGGCGTACAGACAGCTGGCGCCACTGATGCCCGGGGCGTCGGTGCCCGCGGCGGCCTGGTCCTGGTCGAACCGGCTGGCCAGCTCGTCGAGATGGGCGATGAGCTCATCGGGCGGCAGGTCGAGGGCGGAGAAGTTGTGCACGGCGGTGCGCAGCCGGCCCATGGTGGCGGCGGCGTGCAGTCCGTGGCCGACGACATCGCCGACGGCGAGGGCGACCCGGCCGCCGGGCAGGGAGATGACGTCGAACCAGTCGCCGCCGACCCCGGCCTGGGCGGGCAGATAGCGGTGGGCCACGTCCAGGGCGTCCTGTTCGGGCAGGCCCTGGGGCAGCAGACTGCGCTGGAGGGTGGCCGCCATGGCGTGTTCGCGGGTGTAGCGGCGGGCGTTGTCGATGGCGACCGCGGCGCGGGCGACCAGCTCCTCGGTGAGCGCCACGTCGTCCTCGTCGAACGGCTCGGACTGCTCGGAGCGCCAGAAGGTGGCGATGCCCAGGGTGACGTCCCGGGCCCGCAGCGGGATGGTGATCATCGAGTGGATGCCGTACTTGACGATCTTCGTCGCCTGTTCGGGATCCTGCTCCTGCCATCCCTCATAGGCCCGCAGATCCGCCTCGAGCACCGGCCGGCCCGCGCCGAAGCCCAGCGCCTGGGGCACGCCTCCGGCGTAGGTGATCATCTTGCCGACCCGCCACAGCGGATGGTCGGCCCGGATGCCACTGGTGGCGGTGCGGCGCATGGCGCTGCCCGCGGGCTCGTCGCCGCGCAGCACGGGGTCCACGAGGTCGACGGTGGCGAAGTCGGCGAACCACGGGACGCCGAACTGGGTCAGCTCCTCGGCGGTCCGCACGATGTCGAGGGTGGTGCCGATCTTCGAGCCCGCCTCGAAGAGCAGCCTCAGCCGCCGCTCCGCCACTTCGGCCTTGCCGGACAGCGCGCGCAGTTCGGTGGAGTCACGGAGCGTGGCGACGCTTCCCGACATCCCGCCGTCCCACCGGGTGGGGCGCTGGTTGACGGCGAGCAGCCGGTCCCCGGCCAGATGCACCTCGTCGGTGGCGACCCGGCCCGAGGCGAGCAGCTCGGCGGTGCGCGGCTCGAGGCCGAGCTCGGTGATGGGGCGGCCCTCGGCGTCCCGGGGCAGATCGAGCAGCCGGCCGGCCTCGTCGTTGGCGAGGACGAGGCGGCCGTGGCTGTCGACGATGAGCACGCCTTCGCGCACGGAGTGCAGGACGGCGTCGTGGTGCTCGTACATGCGGGTCATCTGGGCGGGGCCGAGCCCTCGCGTCTGGCGTCGCAGCCGCCCGCCGACCAGCGCGGTCCCGCCGGTGGCGAGTGCGAGCGCACCGGCGGCGGAGCCGAAGACCAGCGGCAGCTGGCGCTCGACCCGGCCGCTCACATCCGCGGCGGTCATTCCGGCGCACACCACACCGGCCACGGTGCCGTTGCCCCGGGGGATCGGGACGGTGGCCTGAACCTCGCGGCCGAGGGGCCCCTGCACGGACTCGGTGACGATCTTGCCCTTCACCACGGGCCGCCAGTCGGCGACGACCTCCTTGCCGATGAACTCCGGCTTGGGGTGGGTGTAGCGGATGCCCTTGGTGTTAGCCACGACCACGAAGTCCAGATGCGCCCGCTTACGGGTCTCCTCGGCCCGCGGCTGCAGCTGGGCGGTCGGATTGTCCGCGCCCATCGCGGACGCGATCCCCGGGGAGGTGGCGAAGGTCTGGGCGACGGCGGTCGCGCGGCGGACGGCCTCCTGCTCGCTGTCGCTACGCGCCTGGAGGATGAGCGCCGTCGTCGCCGCGACGATGAGAAGGCCGACAAGCAGCACTTGAACAGCGAAAACCTGCCCGGCGATGCTGCGTACGCTCAAGCTGCGCATGCTGAAGAGCGAACGGAAGCGCTTCCGGGAGAGGGGGTGTGGGGCAGGTCTTGACCGACCGAAAACTCCGACCACGCACCCTTCCTACCATTTATCACCCTCGGACCGTGAAGCCTGGCGGCACACGATCGGGGGCCGTCCCGCTCTCCGATACACATCGGCACGGTGTGTGGCGGCTCGGCCACGCATCGCTCACCGCGGCGCTCCTCGTCGAGCGCCACAGGTCATATCGGCCCCTCTACCACGGTCACACATCAAGCCGGTGAGCCACAGCCCGCATCGCCGCCCTCGCGGCGCCCAGATCCACCCGCGCCCGGTCGGCCACCAGATAGAGAAAGACACCCTGGCGGGTGCGCTGGCTGAGCGGACGGATCAGGTGGTACTCGGTGTCCAGCGTGACCACGATGTCCTCGAGACGGTCCGGGTCGTAGCCGAGCAGCTCCAGAGTGGACAGCTTGGCCCGCATGACATCCGTGTCCCCGTAGGCCACCTTCTCCAGGTCCGGACCGCGCGGGGTCTGGACGGCGCCCAGGGTGATCCGGCTCAGATAGTCGACGAGCGAGGCCGCCAGCGCGCCCTCGCACTCCATCACCTCGCGCAGCGAGTCCTCGATGTCGATCATGGCCCGTCGCCCTTCCGGGACCTGGAGATCGTGTCCACATATTTCATCCTTGCACAGGGTCCGCCGACGCACTCCCGCGCGCGTCCGCTCCCCGGCATCGCGTGCCCCACCCCGTGGTGGCGGGCCGCCGATCGTCCTATCCTGCGCACGCGTTGATCGACTTCGGATTGAATCGTTGCTTCCCGCTGGAGGACGCATGACCGTCGGCAGCACCCCGTCCCGGGCCGTGGTGGTGGGCACCGGCTCCCGGGCCCAGATGTTCACCGAGGCGCTGGCCCGCCGCCCGCAGCTGAGGGTCGCCGCACTGTGCGATCCGAACCCGGTGCGCATCGCCCACCACCAGCGGCTGCTGAAGGAGGCCGGCGAGCCGGAGGCCGCCGCCTGGACCCCCGAGGAGTTCGAGCGGCGGCTGCGCGCGGACGATATCCAGGAGGTGGTGGTGACCTGCGTGGACGCGCTGCACGACGCGTATGTCGTGCCCGCGCTGCGAGCCGGCTGCCGGGTGGTCACCGAGAAGCCGATGACCACCGACGCGGCCAAGTGCCGTCGCATCCTGGAGACGGTCGAGGAGACCGGCAACCATCTGGCGGTCGCCTTCAACTACCGCTTCAACCCGGTGCACGAGGAGGTCCACCGGCAGTTGTCCGGCGGCGCCATCGGCGAAGTGCTGTCGGTGCACTTCGAATGGCTGCTGGACACCCGGCACGGGGCCGACTACTTCCGCCGCTGGCACCGCGAGAAGGAGCACAGCGGCGGGCTGATGGTGCACAAGTCCAGTCACCACTTCGACCTGGTCAACTGGTGGCTGGGGGCCCGGCCGCAGGAGGTGTTCGGCTACGGCCGGCTCGGCTTCTACGGCCGTGCGGCCGGTGAGCGCAGCGGCTACCGGCGCGAGTACGAGCGGGCGCACGGAGCCGCCGCCGCGCAGGACGACCCGTTCGCGCTGGAGCTCGCCGAGAACGACGCGCTGCGCTCCCTGTATCTGGACGCCGAGGGCGTGGACGGCTACCACCGCGACCGCAGTGTGTTCGGCGACGGCGTCACCATCGAGGACGACATGGCGCTGCTGGTCCGCTACGACACCGGCGCCACCATGACGTACCACCTGACCGCCTACTCCCCCTGGGAGGGCTACCGGGTGATGTTCAACGGCACCCGGGGCCGGCTGGAGCTGGAGGTCGAGGAGAGCAAGTGGCAGCCGTCGCTGCTGGGCACCTCCTCCGGCCGCGGCACCATCCACGGCGACCAGGCCCTGGCCAACGCGGGCGGTCCGCGGCTGGTGCTGCGGCCGCTGTGGGAGCCGCCGCGGGAGGTGGAGCTGCCGGCGTTCGACCACGCGGGACACGGCGGCGGGGACGAGCGGATGCTGGAGGTGCTCTACGGCCCGGTGGATCCGGCGGCGGCCACCGGGAAGGCGGCCGTGGACGCCTCGGACGCCTCACGCCGGCGGGCCACCGAGGAGGACGGGGCGCTGGCGCTGGTCACCGGGCTCGCGGCCAACCAGTCGTTCATCAGCGGAAAGCCGGTGGCCACGGCGGACGTCGTGACGCTGTAGCCGGGGCGCCGGGTCCAACGCGGCTCATCCCGCCCGGGGTTGCGGCAGGATGAGCCGCATGGACACGGATGCGATCGAAACACCCCTGGCGCCCCTTCTCCGGGGCGCCGCCCGGCGCCGCCGAAGACGGCTGCTCGGCTCCCTCGCGGCGGCCGGTCTGCTCAGCGCATGCGGTACGCAGACCTCCTCGGGAGTCGCCGCGGTGCCCGACGAGGCTACCTCCCGCCCGTCGGGCCTCACCGTCTCCCCGGACACCGCCGCGCCCACCGCCCCTGCGGTCTGCCCCGACTCGGGGGTGCTGCTGCGGGCCGCGGAGGCCAACGCGGCGATGGGGCTGCGGGAGCAGCAGATCGAGCTGGTGAACTGCGGCAGACGCGTCTATACGGTGAACGGCCACCCCTCCGTCCAGGTCCTCGACGCGGACCTGGAGCCGCTGGAGGTCACGGTCGGCCATGGGGCGTCGGGCATCGCCACCGTCGACGGCTTCGAGACGGCCACC is from Streptomyces hygroscopicus and encodes:
- a CDS encoding dehydrogenase, which encodes MTVGSTPSRAVVVGTGSRAQMFTEALARRPQLRVAALCDPNPVRIAHHQRLLKEAGEPEAAAWTPEEFERRLRADDIQEVVVTCVDALHDAYVVPALRAGCRVVTEKPMTTDAAKCRRILETVEETGNHLAVAFNYRFNPVHEEVHRQLSGGAIGEVLSVHFEWLLDTRHGADYFRRWHREKEHSGGLMVHKSSHHFDLVNWWLGARPQEVFGYGRLGFYGRAAGERSGYRREYERAHGAAAAQDDPFALELAENDALRSLYLDAEGVDGYHRDRSVFGDGVTIEDDMALLVRYDTGATMTYHLTAYSPWEGYRVMFNGTRGRLELEVEESKWQPSLLGTSSGRGTIHGDQALANAGGPRLVLRPLWEPPREVELPAFDHAGHGGGDERMLEVLYGPVDPAAATGKAAVDASDASRRRATEEDGALALVTGLAANQSFISGKPVATADVVTL